The following coding sequences lie in one Arachis hypogaea cultivar Tifrunner chromosome 4, arahy.Tifrunner.gnm2.J5K5, whole genome shotgun sequence genomic window:
- the LOC112797606 gene encoding sister chromatid cohesion 1 protein 4 isoform X2: MFYSQFILAKKGPLGTIWIAAHLERKLRKNQVADTDIGVSVDSILFPDVPIALRLSSHLLLGVVRIYSRKVNYLFDDCSEALLKIKQAFRSTAVDLPPEESTAPYHSITLPETFDLDDFELPDNDIFQGNYVDHHVSSREQITLQDTMEGVVYSNSQFGLDERFGDGDASQIGLDLDEVLLTDKAATLEHDDSNAGPQVSHQKDEVKEEIDDFPDAAEAEGPSTPGLEEPNLLGAQVDQVNNEAANDDLADFMSMKSQNDSVAHERENDIIDSSLQNNVKQNGEDFHHENSDSEMVDMDKEKEEQDHLEGMTTDQENLIPNNHGSEAIANETVAPPSSHVTSDQENPSDRLLSKMDWPQEPESDGHLEDVPSLSKDEVLDDREFSKPEGNLSPVDEAKKSIVTSPVGSPSKPPDVDVEVQPSQELMAAEALNHDSHEAEQPTESLLRPCSSHLTQPSPSHVEGEKCHETDVPDPALGYQEPIEPFVSEGNLDLGKSDEQLGSKTFSDKEESIEKSAASVMPEPEKLLSLPYQHDGEVTDMLLESTPDNQGVSDSHTGADRGKGISGKKRSFTESTLTMQSNDLLESYGGAQSKRSRETVPDDDDLLSSILVGRRSSVLKMKPSPAVPELASTKRFRNASATRPSVSKRKVLLDDTMVLHGDTIRQQLTSTEDIRRIRKKAPCTRHEIIMIQRQFLEDVIFSESIFTGWSPDLVVLQSGRVDFSGIKVIDDGLDSSVNEKTNDLESLSRTMAETHDAEGNVVPVSVQPQEVAEVQPNEISVLSENHQSEVNLGSHDIDAHEHFAKEPHGSQDAEMNNAGVNIEISEAENLCVAPGPGHESSSLTELVENNPVADKTNDLVDSIHSEMGIPSDQNLNTSILEEGLAEDKVNKSGVDAIEIAEHSMEVRTEVQTDGLEDNGLCAPLTAGPQEANEYPNNQASFNGDLPTEENCNKNEDQIAHDKDTLSGCIVGENTEVDRPEFALLVSDEKEGYLNDTEHPLYQEDAVQSTTWPETSAIKSPYVDHNEENVMIPDDTGFLNVDDDEMIDDDDDYVPEGGADLSGWSSRTRAVAKYLQILFEKDDLNGRQNIHLDNLLAGKTRKEASRMFFETLVLKTRDYVHVEQPKPFANINLKPRTKLMKSDF; this comes from the exons ATGTTTTACTCTCAGTTTATTTTGGCGAAGAAGGGGCCACTTGGGACCATATGGATAGCTGCGCATTTGGAGAGGAAGCTCAGAAAGAATCAAGTGGCTGATACTGATATTGGTGTCTCAGTTG ATTCAATTCTTTTTCCCGACGTACCAATCGCACTCCGTTTGTCTAGTCATCTTCTGCTTGGTGTCGTGAGGATATATTCGAGAAAGGTGAATTACCTTTTTGATGACTGCAGTGAGGCATTGCTTAAGATAAAGCAAGCTTTCCGCTCCACTGCAGTTGATTTGCCACCAGAAGAGTCCACTGCACCTTACCATTCTATCACCTTACCTGAGacgtttgatcttgatgattttgaaCTACCAGATAATGACATATTTCAAGG CAACTATGTTGATCACCATGTCAGTAGTAGGGAGCAGATCACTCTACAAGATACCATGGAGGGTGTGGTTTATAGTAATTCACAGTTCGGATTAGATG AGCGGTTTGGTGATGGTGATGCTTCTCAAATTGGTTTAGACCTTGATGAG GTTTTGTTAACAGACAAAGCAGCTACTTTGGAGCATGATGACAGCAATGCTGGTCCTCAAGTGTCCCATCAAAAAGATGAAGTGAAAGAGGAG ATTGATGATTTCCCTGATGCTGCTGAAGCCGAAGGTCCATCTACTCCTGGACTTGAAGAGCCAAACTTGCTTGGTGCTCAGGTGGATCAGGTAAATAATGAAGCTGCTAATGATGATTTGGCAGACTTCATGTCAATGAAGAGCCAAAATGATTCTGTTGCACATGAAAGGGAGAATGATATAATTGATTCCTCCCTGCAAAATAATGTGAAACAAAATGGTGAAGATTTCCATCATGAAAATAGTGACAGCGAAATGGTTGACATGGACAAAGAAAAAGAGGAACAAGATCATTTGGAAGGCATGACGACAGATCAAGAAAATTTGATACCAAATAATCATGGTTCTGAAGCAATCGCAAATGAAACTGTTGCACCTCCTAGTTCTCATGTTACATCTGATCAAGAGAACCCCTCTGATAGACTTCTATCTAAAATGGATTGGCCTCAAGAGCCAGAATCAGATGGCCATTTGGAGGATGTTCCCTCATTGTCAAAGGATGAAGTTCTGGATGACCGTGAATTTTCTAAGCCTGAGGGAAATTTGAGTCCTGTCGATGAAGCTAAAAAATCCATTGTGACAAGTCCTGTAGGATCACCTAGTAAACCTCCAGATGTTGATGTTGAAGTTCAGCCCTCCCAGGAACTGATGGCAGCAGAGGCTTTAAACCATGATTCTCATGAAGCTGAGCAGCCCACTGAGTCACTCCTTCGGCCATGCAGCTCCCATTTGACCCAGCCTTCTCCGTCACATGTCGAAG GTGAGAAGTGTCATGAAACTGATGTTCCAGATCCTGCGTTAGGTTACCAGGAACCTATAGAGCCATTTGTATCTGAAGGAAATCTGGATTTGGGGAAGTCAGATGAGCAACTTGGGAGCAAAACATTTAGTGATAAAGAAGAAAGCATAGAGAAATCTGCTGCTTCTGTGATGCCAGAGCCTGAGAAACTGCTCTCCCTTCCTTATCAACATGATGGTGAAGTAACTGATATGCTCTTGGAGTCTACTCCAGATAATCAGGGTGTATCTGACAGCCATACAGGTGCTGACAGAGGAAAAGGAATCTCAGGCAAAAAGCGCAGTTTTACAGAAAGTACTCTTACGATGCAAAGTAATGATTTGCTTGAATCATATGGTGGGGCTCAATCCAAGAGAAGTAGAGAGACtgtccctgatgatgatgatctaTTATCTTCCATATTAG TTGGTAGACGATCTTCAGTATTAAAAATGAAACCCAGTCCGGCAGTCCCTGAGCTAGCATCAACCAAGCGCTTTCGTAATGCTTCTGCAACACGCCCTTCTGTTTCAAAACGGAAGGTGCTTTTGGATGATACAATGGTGTTGCATGGCGA TACAATACGGCAACAGTTGACAAGTACTGAAGATATACGTCGCATAAGGAAGAAAGCTCCTTGCACCCGTCATGAGATTATAATGATTCAAAGACAATTTCTGGAGGATGTAATTTTCAGTGAATCAATATTTACAG GTTGGTCTCCTGATTTGGTGGTTTTGCAAAGCGGGAGGGTAGATTTCTCTGGTATCAAGGTGATTGATGATGGTTTGGATAGTTCTGTCAATGAAAAAACAAACGATCTGGAGTCCCTTTCCAGAACAATGGCCGAAACTCATGACGCAGAAGGGAATGTTGTTCCAGTGAGTGTCCAACCCCAAGAAGTAGCAGAAGTGCAGCCTAATGAGATCTCTGTTTTGTCTGAGAACCACCAATCTGAAGTTAACTTGGGATCTCATGATATTGATGCTCATGAACATTTTGCAAAGGAGCCTCATGGTTCTCAGGATGCTGAAATGAATAATGCCGGAGTAAATATTGAGATCTCTGAAGCCGAAAACTTATGTGTTGCCCCTGGACCTGGGCATGAATCTTCATCCTTAACTGAACTTGTTGAAAACAACCCTGTTGCGGATAAAACCAATGATCTTGTTGATTCTATCCATTCGGAGATGGGCATCCCATCCGATCAGAATTTGAATACATCTATTCTAGAGGAAGGGCTTGCGGAGGATAAAGTCAATAAAAGTGGGGTAGATGCTATTGAAATTGCAGAACATAGTATGGAAGTTAGAACAGAAGTTCAAACAGATGGATTGGAAGACAATGGTTTATGTGCACCCTTGACTGCTGGTCCTCAGGAAGCCAATGAATATCCTAATAATCAGGCTTCCTTTAATGGAGACCTACCTACAGAAGAAAATTGTAATAAAAATGAGGATCAGATTGCCCATGACAAGGACACACTGTCTGGTTGTATAGTTGGTGAAAATACTGAAGTAGATCGTCCAGAGTTTGCACTGCTTGTTTCAGATGAGAAAGAGGGTTATCTGAATGATACAGAACATCCACTCTATCAAGAAGATGCAGTACAAAGTACAACGTGGCCCGAGACCTCAGCTATCAAGAGTCCTTATGTAGATCACAATGAA GAAAATGTCATGATTCCTGATGACACAG GATTTTtgaatgttgatgatgatgagatgattgatgatgatgatgattatgtaccAGAAGGAGGAGCCGATCTTAGTGGATGGTCTTCCCGGACCAG GGCTGTTGCAAAGTATCTGCAGATCTTGTTTGAGAAGGATGATCTAAATGGAAGGCAGAATATTCATCTTGACAACTTATTAGCTGGTAAAACACGCAAGGAAGCATCAAGGATGTTTTTTGAAACCCTG GTTCTCAAGACAAGGGATTATGTTCATGTAGAGCAGCCGAAACCGTTcgcaaatattaacttaaaaccTCGAACAAAGCTCATGAAGTCGGATTTCTGA
- the LOC112797606 gene encoding sister chromatid cohesion 1 protein 4 isoform X1, with protein MFYSQFILAKKGPLGTIWIAAHLERKLRKNQVADTDIGVSVDSILFPDVPIALRLSSHLLLGVVRIYSRKVNYLFDDCSEALLKIKQAFRSTAVDLPPEESTAPYHSITLPETFDLDDFELPDNDIFQGNYVDHHVSSREQITLQDTMEGVVYSNSQFGLDERFGDGDASQIGLDLDEVLLTDKAATLEHDDSNAGPQVSHQKDEVKEEVSELCSSQVKVRNPINIDDFPDAAEAEGPSTPGLEEPNLLGAQVDQVNNEAANDDLADFMSMKSQNDSVAHERENDIIDSSLQNNVKQNGEDFHHENSDSEMVDMDKEKEEQDHLEGMTTDQENLIPNNHGSEAIANETVAPPSSHVTSDQENPSDRLLSKMDWPQEPESDGHLEDVPSLSKDEVLDDREFSKPEGNLSPVDEAKKSIVTSPVGSPSKPPDVDVEVQPSQELMAAEALNHDSHEAEQPTESLLRPCSSHLTQPSPSHVEGEKCHETDVPDPALGYQEPIEPFVSEGNLDLGKSDEQLGSKTFSDKEESIEKSAASVMPEPEKLLSLPYQHDGEVTDMLLESTPDNQGVSDSHTGADRGKGISGKKRSFTESTLTMQSNDLLESYGGAQSKRSRETVPDDDDLLSSILVGRRSSVLKMKPSPAVPELASTKRFRNASATRPSVSKRKVLLDDTMVLHGDTIRQQLTSTEDIRRIRKKAPCTRHEIIMIQRQFLEDVIFSESIFTGWSPDLVVLQSGRVDFSGIKVIDDGLDSSVNEKTNDLESLSRTMAETHDAEGNVVPVSVQPQEVAEVQPNEISVLSENHQSEVNLGSHDIDAHEHFAKEPHGSQDAEMNNAGVNIEISEAENLCVAPGPGHESSSLTELVENNPVADKTNDLVDSIHSEMGIPSDQNLNTSILEEGLAEDKVNKSGVDAIEIAEHSMEVRTEVQTDGLEDNGLCAPLTAGPQEANEYPNNQASFNGDLPTEENCNKNEDQIAHDKDTLSGCIVGENTEVDRPEFALLVSDEKEGYLNDTEHPLYQEDAVQSTTWPETSAIKSPYVDHNEENVMIPDDTGFLNVDDDEMIDDDDDYVPEGGADLSGWSSRTRAVAKYLQILFEKDDLNGRQNIHLDNLLAGKTRKEASRMFFETLVLKTRDYVHVEQPKPFANINLKPRTKLMKSDF; from the exons ATGTTTTACTCTCAGTTTATTTTGGCGAAGAAGGGGCCACTTGGGACCATATGGATAGCTGCGCATTTGGAGAGGAAGCTCAGAAAGAATCAAGTGGCTGATACTGATATTGGTGTCTCAGTTG ATTCAATTCTTTTTCCCGACGTACCAATCGCACTCCGTTTGTCTAGTCATCTTCTGCTTGGTGTCGTGAGGATATATTCGAGAAAGGTGAATTACCTTTTTGATGACTGCAGTGAGGCATTGCTTAAGATAAAGCAAGCTTTCCGCTCCACTGCAGTTGATTTGCCACCAGAAGAGTCCACTGCACCTTACCATTCTATCACCTTACCTGAGacgtttgatcttgatgattttgaaCTACCAGATAATGACATATTTCAAGG CAACTATGTTGATCACCATGTCAGTAGTAGGGAGCAGATCACTCTACAAGATACCATGGAGGGTGTGGTTTATAGTAATTCACAGTTCGGATTAGATG AGCGGTTTGGTGATGGTGATGCTTCTCAAATTGGTTTAGACCTTGATGAG GTTTTGTTAACAGACAAAGCAGCTACTTTGGAGCATGATGACAGCAATGCTGGTCCTCAAGTGTCCCATCAAAAAGATGAAGTGAAAGAGGAGGTATCTGAACTTTGTTCAAGTCAAGTGAAAGTCAGGAACCCCATCAAT ATTGATGATTTCCCTGATGCTGCTGAAGCCGAAGGTCCATCTACTCCTGGACTTGAAGAGCCAAACTTGCTTGGTGCTCAGGTGGATCAGGTAAATAATGAAGCTGCTAATGATGATTTGGCAGACTTCATGTCAATGAAGAGCCAAAATGATTCTGTTGCACATGAAAGGGAGAATGATATAATTGATTCCTCCCTGCAAAATAATGTGAAACAAAATGGTGAAGATTTCCATCATGAAAATAGTGACAGCGAAATGGTTGACATGGACAAAGAAAAAGAGGAACAAGATCATTTGGAAGGCATGACGACAGATCAAGAAAATTTGATACCAAATAATCATGGTTCTGAAGCAATCGCAAATGAAACTGTTGCACCTCCTAGTTCTCATGTTACATCTGATCAAGAGAACCCCTCTGATAGACTTCTATCTAAAATGGATTGGCCTCAAGAGCCAGAATCAGATGGCCATTTGGAGGATGTTCCCTCATTGTCAAAGGATGAAGTTCTGGATGACCGTGAATTTTCTAAGCCTGAGGGAAATTTGAGTCCTGTCGATGAAGCTAAAAAATCCATTGTGACAAGTCCTGTAGGATCACCTAGTAAACCTCCAGATGTTGATGTTGAAGTTCAGCCCTCCCAGGAACTGATGGCAGCAGAGGCTTTAAACCATGATTCTCATGAAGCTGAGCAGCCCACTGAGTCACTCCTTCGGCCATGCAGCTCCCATTTGACCCAGCCTTCTCCGTCACATGTCGAAG GTGAGAAGTGTCATGAAACTGATGTTCCAGATCCTGCGTTAGGTTACCAGGAACCTATAGAGCCATTTGTATCTGAAGGAAATCTGGATTTGGGGAAGTCAGATGAGCAACTTGGGAGCAAAACATTTAGTGATAAAGAAGAAAGCATAGAGAAATCTGCTGCTTCTGTGATGCCAGAGCCTGAGAAACTGCTCTCCCTTCCTTATCAACATGATGGTGAAGTAACTGATATGCTCTTGGAGTCTACTCCAGATAATCAGGGTGTATCTGACAGCCATACAGGTGCTGACAGAGGAAAAGGAATCTCAGGCAAAAAGCGCAGTTTTACAGAAAGTACTCTTACGATGCAAAGTAATGATTTGCTTGAATCATATGGTGGGGCTCAATCCAAGAGAAGTAGAGAGACtgtccctgatgatgatgatctaTTATCTTCCATATTAG TTGGTAGACGATCTTCAGTATTAAAAATGAAACCCAGTCCGGCAGTCCCTGAGCTAGCATCAACCAAGCGCTTTCGTAATGCTTCTGCAACACGCCCTTCTGTTTCAAAACGGAAGGTGCTTTTGGATGATACAATGGTGTTGCATGGCGA TACAATACGGCAACAGTTGACAAGTACTGAAGATATACGTCGCATAAGGAAGAAAGCTCCTTGCACCCGTCATGAGATTATAATGATTCAAAGACAATTTCTGGAGGATGTAATTTTCAGTGAATCAATATTTACAG GTTGGTCTCCTGATTTGGTGGTTTTGCAAAGCGGGAGGGTAGATTTCTCTGGTATCAAGGTGATTGATGATGGTTTGGATAGTTCTGTCAATGAAAAAACAAACGATCTGGAGTCCCTTTCCAGAACAATGGCCGAAACTCATGACGCAGAAGGGAATGTTGTTCCAGTGAGTGTCCAACCCCAAGAAGTAGCAGAAGTGCAGCCTAATGAGATCTCTGTTTTGTCTGAGAACCACCAATCTGAAGTTAACTTGGGATCTCATGATATTGATGCTCATGAACATTTTGCAAAGGAGCCTCATGGTTCTCAGGATGCTGAAATGAATAATGCCGGAGTAAATATTGAGATCTCTGAAGCCGAAAACTTATGTGTTGCCCCTGGACCTGGGCATGAATCTTCATCCTTAACTGAACTTGTTGAAAACAACCCTGTTGCGGATAAAACCAATGATCTTGTTGATTCTATCCATTCGGAGATGGGCATCCCATCCGATCAGAATTTGAATACATCTATTCTAGAGGAAGGGCTTGCGGAGGATAAAGTCAATAAAAGTGGGGTAGATGCTATTGAAATTGCAGAACATAGTATGGAAGTTAGAACAGAAGTTCAAACAGATGGATTGGAAGACAATGGTTTATGTGCACCCTTGACTGCTGGTCCTCAGGAAGCCAATGAATATCCTAATAATCAGGCTTCCTTTAATGGAGACCTACCTACAGAAGAAAATTGTAATAAAAATGAGGATCAGATTGCCCATGACAAGGACACACTGTCTGGTTGTATAGTTGGTGAAAATACTGAAGTAGATCGTCCAGAGTTTGCACTGCTTGTTTCAGATGAGAAAGAGGGTTATCTGAATGATACAGAACATCCACTCTATCAAGAAGATGCAGTACAAAGTACAACGTGGCCCGAGACCTCAGCTATCAAGAGTCCTTATGTAGATCACAATGAA GAAAATGTCATGATTCCTGATGACACAG GATTTTtgaatgttgatgatgatgagatgattgatgatgatgatgattatgtaccAGAAGGAGGAGCCGATCTTAGTGGATGGTCTTCCCGGACCAG GGCTGTTGCAAAGTATCTGCAGATCTTGTTTGAGAAGGATGATCTAAATGGAAGGCAGAATATTCATCTTGACAACTTATTAGCTGGTAAAACACGCAAGGAAGCATCAAGGATGTTTTTTGAAACCCTG GTTCTCAAGACAAGGGATTATGTTCATGTAGAGCAGCCGAAACCGTTcgcaaatattaacttaaaaccTCGAACAAAGCTCATGAAGTCGGATTTCTGA
- the LOC112797605 gene encoding uncharacterized protein, translated as MGISLNNNNNGSVSPQHYHIHKAFLFSNYILLGAASSCIFLTLSLRLLPSLCGFFLILLHVFTIVGAVSGCAAVSAGISRWYSAHMIFTVLTAIFQGSVSVLVFTRTSDFLGQLKSYVREEDGSVILKLAGGLSILIFCLEWMVMTLAFFLKYYHYVEGENHHGGAIVAVRSNKVQNEEDLKDWPWPFQV; from the coding sequence ATGGGAATTTCattgaacaacaacaacaatggttcAGTGTCTCCACAACACTACCACATCCACAAGGCCTTCCTTTTCAGCAACTACATCCTCTTAGGTGCAGCCTCCAGCTGCATCTTCCTCACTCTCTCCCTCAGGCTCCTACCTTCCCTTTGCGGCTTCTTCCTTATCCTCCTCCACGTCTTCACCATCGTCGGTGCTGTCTCCGGTTGCGCGGCCGTCTCGGCTGGCATCAGTCGATGGTACTCTGCCCACATGATCTTCACCGTCCTCACCGCCATATTCCAAGGCTCGGTTTCTGTCTTGGTCTTCACAAGAACTTCTGATTTTCTTGGACAGTTGAAATCTTATGTTAGAGAAGAGGATGGTTCTGTGATTCTCAAATTGGCCGGTGGACTTAGCATCTTGATTTTCTGCTTAGAATGGATGGTTATGACTCTTGCATTTTTCCTCAAGTACTATCATTATGTTGAAGGTGAGAATCATCATGGTGGCGCCATTGTTGCTGTGAGGAGTAATAAGGTTCAGAATGAAGAGGATTTGAAGGATTGGCCATGGCCTTTCCAAGTTTAA